The proteins below are encoded in one region of Sulfolobus islandicus Y.N.15.51:
- a CDS encoding Rossmann-like domain-containing protein, whose product MILREVIEELSYQLKQRKIINVCVSPTYTSVMLDDQSMGISHTIIDGEIEGAGEIIGKNAYNVVINNLDSNLQRSLSLAILNALGDINDFTQGDPINLYSGGKLCVFGFSPQLSYSNFDSVIVYDFISMENKRVGSTEIRPFSSLSHEVCSTALIFASSLVNNTIDRILSQISANHLILTGISSVDAPISLKNHGFEALGKLFPIEKYRVFRTICEGGSSRLLSKYMTRYFKKL is encoded by the coding sequence TTGATCCTTAGGGAAGTTATTGAGGAATTATCATATCAGTTAAAGCAAAGGAAGATTATAAACGTATGTGTTAGCCCTACTTATACATCAGTAATGTTAGATGATCAATCCATGGGAATTTCGCATACTATAATAGATGGTGAGATAGAAGGTGCTGGTGAGATAATAGGGAAAAATGCATATAATGTTGTAATAAATAATCTGGATTCGAATTTACAAAGATCTTTATCTCTAGCAATTCTAAATGCTTTAGGAGATATAAATGATTTTACGCAAGGTGATCCTATTAATTTATACTCTGGAGGAAAGCTTTGCGTATTTGGTTTTTCACCACAATTATCATATAGTAATTTCGATAGCGTGATTGTTTACGATTTTATATCTATGGAAAATAAGAGGGTGGGTAGTACTGAAATAAGACCTTTCTCTTCATTATCTCATGAAGTATGCTCTACTGCACTCATTTTTGCATCTTCTCTAGTCAATAATACAATAGATAGGATTCTTAGTCAGATCTCAGCTAATCACCTAATTCTAACTGGCATTTCTTCGGTAGATGCACCGATTTCGCTTAAAAATCATGGATTTGAAGCCCTTGGCAAATTATTTCCAATAGAGAAATACCGAGTATTTCGAACGATATGTGAAGGGGGTAGTAGTAGGTTATTGAGTAAATATATGACAAGATATTTTAAAAAGTTGTAG
- a CDS encoding DUF2175 family protein, translated as MSRPATKWKCVLCNNTIYWDELFTYLKNGVAHYTCLREKAIRNAKIDSKELTLLLDSLEEELKSIVSYKQKLSSLQNEEAKKTLDQIEKDAEKNAGILTRLIEKFSDLSQ; from the coding sequence ATGAGTCGTCCTGCTACAAAATGGAAGTGTGTGTTATGTAATAATACAATATATTGGGATGAGTTATTCACTTATTTAAAAAATGGTGTTGCTCATTATACATGTTTGAGAGAGAAAGCAATCAGGAATGCTAAGATTGATAGCAAAGAATTAACTTTGCTTTTAGACTCTCTAGAGGAAGAATTAAAATCAATAGTTTCTTATAAGCAAAAGTTGTCATCACTACAAAATGAGGAGGCAAAAAAGACGCTAGATCAAATTGAAAAGGATGCAGAGAAGAACGCCGGGATTTTAACCAGATTAATTGAGAAGTTTAGCGATCTTTCTCAATAA
- the thyX gene encoding FAD-dependent thymidylate synthase, which produces MISVKLVSYTNDGEKVIAIAAKMSRSRKGWDYHEKEMSNDEVEIWIKDAILHGYWSVLEHSVYTFSIEGISRVASHQLVRHRIASYTQMSHRFAKPVDDYYKPIVPPSAKKRDREFIEKAYKEAYDNYFNLLQSGVPEEDARYVLPNGVNTNIVVTMNARELYNFFALRLCSRAQWEIRAIAWMMLEEVKKVHPYLFKYAGPNCIIHENFIRNENESITLEDIFKDYKLEFISQRCIEGVLRDGIKKCVINSRSILHNIK; this is translated from the coding sequence ATGATCTCTGTTAAGTTAGTCTCATATACGAATGATGGGGAGAAAGTCATTGCTATTGCAGCTAAGATGAGTAGGAGTAGGAAGGGTTGGGATTATCATGAGAAGGAGATGAGCAATGACGAGGTCGAGATATGGATTAAGGACGCAATTCTCCATGGATACTGGAGTGTTCTTGAGCATTCTGTATACACGTTTTCGATAGAGGGCATTTCAAGAGTTGCATCCCATCAATTAGTGAGACATAGGATAGCCTCATATACACAAATGTCCCACCGTTTCGCTAAACCAGTTGATGATTATTATAAGCCGATAGTTCCGCCATCAGCTAAGAAAAGGGACAGAGAGTTCATAGAGAAAGCGTATAAGGAAGCTTATGACAACTACTTCAATCTTTTACAATCTGGTGTACCAGAAGAAGATGCTAGATATGTGCTACCAAATGGAGTAAACACTAATATTGTAGTGACAATGAACGCTAGGGAATTATATAACTTCTTCGCGTTAAGGCTTTGTAGTAGAGCTCAGTGGGAAATCCGTGCCATAGCATGGATGATGCTTGAGGAAGTTAAGAAAGTCCATCCATACTTGTTTAAATATGCTGGGCCAAATTGTATTATACATGAAAACTTCATAAGAAATGAAAACGAATCTATAACTTTAGAAGATATATTTAAAGATTACAAATTAGAGTTCATATCTCAAAGGTGTATTGAGGGAGTGTTGAGAGATGGGATTAAAAAATGCGTTATAAATTCGCGTTCAATATTACATAATATTAAATAA
- the ndhC gene encoding NADH-quinone oxidoreductase subunit A: MSFTQAILGFGIPIVAFLAAGYGLYKFLLLILPSKPNPLKVSRFEAGNIPTGLGRLWFPLQYYGYLLLYVTLEPIIVLLLPIAFSDYYTTLVAFRDLLLIIVLFIVLMYPVLYYAIKQINLLYQWEMRR; encoded by the coding sequence ATGTCATTTACACAAGCTATTTTAGGATTTGGGATTCCCATTGTAGCTTTTCTGGCTGCTGGATACGGTCTTTACAAGTTCTTGCTGCTAATACTTCCATCGAAGCCTAACCCCTTAAAGGTTAGTCGATTTGAGGCAGGAAATATTCCAACGGGTTTAGGAAGACTTTGGTTCCCCTTACAATATTATGGTTATTTATTACTTTATGTTACCTTAGAGCCAATAATTGTATTATTACTTCCGATTGCATTCTCTGACTATTACACGACACTAGTAGCTTTCAGGGATTTGCTATTGATAATTGTGCTGTTTATTGTTTTGATGTATCCTGTTCTATATTACGCCATTAAACAAATTAATTTATTATATCAGTGGGAGATGAGAAGATGA
- a CDS encoding NADH-quinone oxidoreductase subunit C, whose protein sequence is MSEALKSLINDLQTKFKCQAKIENDRRITVIVPDKKIMKDVANHLKNFGFDHVKAVTGIDYPEQEKLEVVYHISSYSNLDLAKIILALRITVTYKDPSLPSLYSIFESAWIGERETYEMLGIRFEGHPDLRRFFLDEDFEGVYPLRKSFKIKLEGIFVDKPTTE, encoded by the coding sequence ATGAGCGAAGCGTTAAAAAGTCTTATAAATGATTTACAGACTAAGTTTAAATGTCAAGCTAAAATTGAAAATGATAGACGAATAACTGTGATTGTGCCTGATAAGAAGATTATGAAAGATGTAGCAAATCACTTAAAAAATTTTGGGTTCGATCATGTTAAAGCAGTAACTGGCATAGATTATCCTGAGCAAGAGAAACTAGAGGTGGTTTATCATATATCTTCATACTCAAATTTGGATCTGGCCAAAATAATACTAGCCTTAAGAATAACAGTAACGTATAAAGATCCTTCTTTGCCTTCATTATATTCAATATTTGAAAGTGCTTGGATTGGAGAAAGGGAAACCTATGAGATGTTGGGGATTAGGTTTGAGGGTCATCCAGACCTTAGGAGATTTTTCTTGGATGAGGATTTTGAAGGAGTATATCCATTAAGAAAATCATTTAAGATTAAGTTGGAGGGGATTTTCGTTGACAAGCCAACCACAGAATGA
- a CDS encoding NADH-quinone oxidoreductase subunit D codes for MTSQPQNEAQEQLLAATGMSVEFIPVQGELNVGPQHPGSGHMRIFVKLNGDIIEDVDLDVGYVHRTVEKLSENRNYMHLIPLVERPAILDSIHMNLGYIIAVEKILGVDVPERAQYLRSFAAEVNRIASHLYGLGILSIFLGHSTGFMWGFGDREVWVTILEALTGARVTNSYVIPGGVRRDISQEIKDMTLKAISYQRRRLEDWKKIFFYNPSIRARLENVGVMSKENAIKWGAVGPNLRASGVYYDVRKIEPYGAYDKLDFEIPVYKEGDGLARGLVRLEEIEQSMRILEQIIKNIPEGNILSDRFFKQIPPTRLKKYWETYRRIVLPGYYASFRPPKGEAISRVEAGRGELVYYVVSDGSPKPYRLRMITPSYRSIYVFKELCKGSRYADLVSIYGSLDYFPPEADR; via the coding sequence TTGACAAGCCAACCACAGAATGAAGCACAAGAACAACTACTAGCAGCTACTGGGATGTCTGTGGAGTTCATACCAGTTCAAGGGGAGCTTAATGTAGGTCCACAACATCCCGGTTCTGGTCATATGAGGATATTTGTAAAATTAAATGGAGATATCATAGAGGATGTAGACTTAGATGTCGGCTATGTTCATAGGACGGTGGAAAAACTTTCAGAAAATAGAAATTACATGCATCTTATACCTTTAGTAGAGAGGCCAGCAATTTTAGATTCTATACATATGAATTTAGGCTATATTATTGCGGTAGAAAAGATTTTAGGAGTTGACGTCCCAGAAAGGGCACAGTATTTGAGAAGTTTTGCAGCAGAGGTAAATAGGATAGCTAGCCACCTCTATGGATTAGGTATTTTGTCGATATTCCTAGGTCATTCTACTGGGTTTATGTGGGGTTTTGGAGATAGAGAAGTATGGGTTACCATATTGGAAGCATTAACGGGGGCAAGAGTTACTAATTCGTATGTAATACCGGGTGGAGTTAGAAGAGATATATCGCAAGAAATAAAAGATATGACCTTAAAAGCCATTTCATATCAGCGCAGAAGGCTAGAAGATTGGAAAAAAATCTTCTTTTACAATCCATCAATTAGAGCGAGGCTCGAAAATGTTGGAGTAATGAGTAAAGAAAACGCTATCAAGTGGGGTGCTGTTGGGCCTAATTTAAGAGCATCTGGAGTATACTATGATGTTCGAAAGATAGAACCGTATGGAGCTTATGATAAGTTAGACTTTGAGATTCCCGTATATAAAGAGGGAGATGGTCTAGCAAGAGGTTTAGTAAGATTAGAAGAAATCGAACAAAGTATGAGAATATTAGAGCAGATAATAAAGAATATACCAGAGGGTAATATTTTATCAGATAGGTTCTTTAAACAGATACCTCCTACTAGGCTTAAGAAGTATTGGGAAACATATAGACGTATTGTATTGCCAGGCTATTACGCTTCATTTAGACCACCTAAGGGTGAAGCTATATCTAGAGTTGAGGCTGGAAGAGGAGAGCTAGTATATTATGTAGTAAGTGATGGCTCTCCTAAACCTTATAGGTTAAGAATGATAACTCCCTCTTATAGGTCAATATATGTTTTTAAGGAATTATGTAAAGGTTCGCGATACGCCGATTTAGTTTCGATTTACGGTAGTTTAGATTATTTCCCTCCGGAGGCTGATAGGTAA
- the nuoH gene encoding NADH-quinone oxidoreductase subunit NuoH, with product MSVLSALQYYFFYPSFFLTVIFPGLIYTLIFLLVTIWFERKAAAIVQLRYGPYYASKRIGGLLQLFADAIKFVFSEIIVPNGVNQTLYALSPVLVLIFAFLPMSLIPISTIPPQGSILSVYHSIFYDSQIHQGVLVPYLIEYNLIGIIALESLYPILVIFLAWNTNNRFAVVGSIREAYLSVSYDVLIIISTLALALEYHTLDVAKIVTSGIPGFIANPIAAFVFLVAMLIGSSRFPFEIVEAETELVIGPYTEYSGFLFVLTMAGSYIANLVYAILFVDLFLGGWLPFTGFTGAVFTVFKAAIIVFFAVFLRAVYGRYRIDQALRGSWKYFFPLALASLILGVVVGYLWIR from the coding sequence ATGAGTGTTCTCTCCGCTTTACAATATTATTTCTTTTATCCTTCATTTTTCTTGACAGTAATATTTCCTGGACTAATATACACTCTAATTTTTCTTTTAGTCACTATATGGTTTGAAAGGAAAGCCGCTGCTATAGTTCAACTCAGGTATGGTCCTTATTATGCATCTAAAAGGATAGGAGGATTGCTCCAGTTATTTGCAGACGCTATAAAATTTGTCTTCTCGGAAATAATAGTTCCTAATGGAGTAAATCAAACACTCTATGCACTGTCCCCGGTCCTAGTTTTGATATTTGCGTTTTTGCCCATGTCTCTTATACCAATTTCCACTATTCCACCTCAAGGCTCTATTTTATCAGTGTACCATAGTATATTTTATGATAGCCAGATTCATCAAGGCGTTTTAGTTCCGTACCTTATCGAGTACAATTTGATAGGAATAATTGCATTGGAATCTCTATATCCAATCCTTGTCATATTCTTGGCATGGAATACTAACAATAGATTTGCTGTAGTAGGATCTATAAGGGAAGCTTATCTGTCAGTATCTTATGACGTTCTAATAATAATTTCCACACTTGCGTTAGCATTAGAGTACCATACACTTGATGTCGCTAAGATCGTGACTTCTGGAATACCAGGATTTATAGCTAATCCTATTGCGGCATTCGTTTTCTTAGTTGCAATGTTAATAGGTTCTTCAAGATTTCCTTTTGAAATAGTTGAAGCTGAAACTGAATTAGTTATAGGTCCTTACACTGAATATAGTGGTTTTCTATTTGTGTTAACCATGGCAGGTTCTTACATAGCGAATTTAGTTTATGCAATTCTTTTTGTGGACTTGTTTTTAGGTGGTTGGCTACCATTCACTGGATTTACTGGTGCAGTATTTACTGTTTTCAAAGCCGCAATAATAGTATTTTTTGCTGTTTTTCTTAGAGCGGTTTATGGAAGGTATAGGATAGATCAAGCTCTAAGGGGGAGTTGGAAGTATTTCTTCCCTCTTGCCTTAGCTTCCTTAATATTAGGTGTGGTGGTGGGTTATTTATGGATAAGGTGA
- the nuoI gene encoding NADH-quinone oxidoreductase subunit NuoI — MDKVKEYKKENIASLFAEHIQSIVTGIKYFVKPQRITLQYPEDSLSLPTGYRGMIRLYKDVCIGCTLCALICPADAMKMVTQSGKKFPQINYGRCVFCGFCVDVCPVDALKETKVHDLVFNSRKQLIFDPDRFNVDVDEVPLENKPVRKVKAVVDEKRGIKYVPADE, encoded by the coding sequence ATGGATAAGGTGAAAGAATATAAGAAAGAAAATATAGCAAGTCTATTTGCAGAACATATACAATCGATAGTTACGGGTATAAAGTATTTCGTAAAACCTCAGAGAATAACGCTGCAATACCCAGAGGATAGTCTTAGTCTTCCTACTGGTTATAGAGGAATGATTAGACTTTACAAAGATGTATGTATAGGCTGTACTTTATGTGCATTAATATGTCCAGCAGATGCTATGAAAATGGTAACGCAAAGTGGAAAGAAGTTCCCTCAAATAAATTATGGTAGGTGTGTCTTCTGTGGTTTCTGTGTAGACGTATGTCCAGTGGATGCGTTAAAAGAAACTAAAGTTCATGATCTCGTTTTTAATTCTAGAAAACAACTAATTTTTGACCCTGATAGATTTAACGTAGATGTAGATGAGGTTCCCCTAGAAAATAAGCCAGTGAGAAAAGTAAAAGCAGTAGTAGATGAGAAGAGGGGGATAAAATATGTACCTGCAGACGAGTGA
- a CDS encoding NADH-quinone oxidoreductase subunit J family protein, with amino-acid sequence MYLQTSEIIQYTLFAFFGTMAIAFSIYIVRAKNVFYGAVSLAFLGLSIAALIALEAPSTYGIYSVFHILLYVGATVTFLAISLVMFKDLEVRIRRGSLGILAGGAVTLLFLITIFISNFKVSPSTLQPINFQILANDLLENYWFPLIILIVALLTTLIEAIALARRD; translated from the coding sequence ATGTACCTGCAGACGAGTGAAATAATACAATATACATTGTTTGCATTTTTTGGGACTATGGCTATAGCGTTTTCGATATACATTGTCAGAGCTAAGAATGTATTTTATGGTGCAGTAAGTCTAGCATTTCTAGGTTTAAGCATAGCTGCACTAATAGCGTTAGAAGCACCTTCAACTTATGGCATATACTCAGTGTTTCACATTCTTCTTTACGTGGGAGCGACTGTAACTTTCCTAGCTATTTCCTTAGTCATGTTTAAGGATCTAGAAGTTAGGATTCGTAGAGGATCATTAGGGATATTGGCCGGAGGAGCAGTAACTCTTCTATTCTTAATTACAATTTTTATATCTAATTTTAAAGTTTCTCCATCAACGTTGCAACCAATTAATTTCCAGATATTAGCTAATGATCTTTTAGAAAACTATTGGTTCCCATTGATTATACTTATCGTAGCTCTATTAACTACTTTAATTGAAGCAATAGCTTTAGCTAGGAGGGATTAG
- a CDS encoding NADH-quinone oxidoreductase subunit NuoK has product MMDLGLLGIIISGLLIGIGIYGLSSTSNIIRVLLSSEIILNASILFVFSYSSVVGMVYKPVIFSLFAIGMALTEVVVAFAAVLLYYRQKDKLEVE; this is encoded by the coding sequence ATGATGGATCTTGGTTTATTAGGTATCATAATATCTGGTCTCTTGATAGGGATAGGCATATATGGTCTATCCTCAACATCAAATATTATCCGAGTATTATTATCGTCCGAAATTATCTTAAATGCGTCAATTTTATTTGTTTTCTCCTATTCCAGTGTCGTAGGTATGGTCTACAAGCCTGTAATATTTTCCCTTTTCGCAATAGGTATGGCCTTAACAGAAGTTGTAGTCGCGTTCGCAGCTGTTCTCTTGTATTATAGACAAAAAGATAAACTGGAGGTGGAATAA
- a CDS encoding proton-conducting transporter transmembrane domain-containing protein yields MIYFSFILLVISFILAVSIFFIRSRIASFIVSLLSIAINVPFLFLKGSYEYIFVSKYIEDFGIVINNLNYPFIITILIVTLLTTIYSLRYMEHKFKEENKHNWGLYYALYTLFGLSMLYTVLSTNLLELYIFLEISLISSFLLIALYGYGDRRRISLMYFIWTHIGTILLLASIIIIGLTSDSMNIYTDAYTFVNYSTIPYSILVFIIAVIGMFIKGAQAGFNIWLPYAHGEAPTPISVLLSPNMVGLGIFVVIIYYYLFPTMSFIAPIFIAWALITMIYGGINALAQKDFKRFLAYSSVSQMGYMLLGASIAFLGGLPTSIISLPLGILASILIYVSHGFGKAILFMSAGASITELNERNIEKLGGLYLSSPLHSTMAFIGTLNLLGLPPTIGLISEALLIFSVGTILDKIGLAGFIIIVAFIMIAIGTSSAYIGYLFKTVYAGKKENKNLDNLKEYSIPMLLIGVVSIITFFIPQYISPSLTFTLLFSNSIILPLVAFLPVIGSLIALITPKSLNQDLRGAIVVLTIGISMVLSALLLVSNLGQPLFGHPQLSYSFGYLQFSANLLQSILSLFVSSLSFFIALYSIGYMREDNVLRRYWGFFGLFVTSMLSVVLANNVLLFIAGWEGTSLASYGLISYWLDDNERNVVGDFGRRIFGIENISKPTTSGIRALIFTRVGDVGLLAVLGYLLSLSSYNYILYPMSNILSTVFSALSTVASRPEGWLILLVFFLGGLAKSAQFPFTQWLLTAMTGPTPVSALIHAATMVNLGAILTFFTYQFISINTNTYLFFAIMVGITLFTALYTSVNALASNEQKVILAYSTADQISLMIFSSSLGALLGNVGLGIIVGLIQMLAHGIYKASLFMNAGSVIHYTESRYVASKPLLYKEIPSVFVLQLIAALNLANLPPLIGFWAHNIIGNLVSSASSTIFYLYIILEFLGAIYILRYIARTFLWKGEEHDTHEHGHLSTLMVISPGLLILASIILGILYFNLATFFNVIQLSDIDFISLILSVIGWIIAFAVYTRRLNLSSIMPLIDFAYYGWYVNPGFDKFGYIFKGFANALFNNFERGVIDIGLNERLPKSVINFGSRIYNVVEDHILGDYIMLYAWGIVLLLIIVLVLFGVIG; encoded by the coding sequence ATGATTTATTTCTCTTTTATATTATTGGTAATTTCATTTATATTGGCAGTCTCAATATTTTTTATTAGATCAAGAATAGCTTCATTTATTGTAAGCCTACTGTCGATAGCTATAAACGTTCCATTTTTATTTTTAAAAGGTAGTTATGAATACATTTTTGTCTCAAAATATATAGAAGATTTTGGAATAGTTATAAACAATCTCAATTATCCATTTATAATAACTATTCTAATAGTTACATTGCTAACTACTATATACTCCTTAAGATACATGGAACATAAGTTCAAGGAAGAAAACAAACATAATTGGGGTCTTTACTACGCTTTATACACTTTATTTGGTCTTTCCATGCTGTATACTGTACTATCAACTAATCTATTGGAGCTATACATATTTTTGGAGATTTCACTAATCTCGTCATTTTTGCTAATAGCACTTTACGGGTATGGTGATAGACGTAGGATAAGCCTTATGTATTTCATTTGGACGCATATTGGTACAATACTGCTTTTGGCTTCAATTATAATAATAGGTCTTACTTCAGATTCTATGAATATTTATACGGATGCCTATACTTTTGTGAATTATTCCACGATACCTTACTCTATTTTGGTATTTATAATAGCAGTTATTGGAATGTTTATAAAAGGTGCTCAAGCTGGTTTTAATATATGGTTACCTTATGCTCATGGTGAAGCTCCAACTCCTATTTCAGTACTATTAAGTCCAAATATGGTGGGTTTAGGAATATTCGTAGTTATCATTTACTATTATCTATTCCCTACTATGTCCTTCATAGCCCCTATATTTATAGCATGGGCCCTCATAACAATGATTTACGGCGGAATTAACGCGTTGGCCCAAAAAGACTTCAAGAGATTCTTAGCGTATTCAAGTGTTTCTCAAATGGGTTATATGCTATTAGGTGCTTCCATCGCCTTTTTAGGAGGACTACCGACTTCTATTATCTCATTACCTTTAGGAATATTGGCAAGTATCCTAATCTATGTTTCTCATGGATTCGGAAAAGCTATCCTATTCATGAGTGCTGGTGCATCAATAACTGAACTAAATGAAAGGAATATTGAAAAATTAGGTGGACTTTATCTATCTTCCCCTCTTCATTCCACGATGGCGTTTATAGGTACTTTAAATCTCCTAGGTCTACCTCCAACAATTGGTTTGATAAGTGAAGCGTTATTAATATTTTCGGTAGGTACGATATTAGATAAGATAGGATTAGCAGGGTTTATAATAATAGTAGCCTTTATAATGATTGCAATAGGTACTTCTTCAGCGTATATAGGTTACTTATTCAAGACTGTTTATGCTGGCAAAAAGGAAAATAAGAATCTTGACAATCTAAAAGAGTACTCAATCCCAATGCTATTGATTGGAGTAGTTAGTATAATTACCTTCTTTATTCCTCAGTACATATCTCCGTCTTTAACATTTACATTATTGTTTTCAAATTCCATAATTTTACCACTAGTAGCATTCTTACCTGTTATAGGTTCATTAATTGCACTAATAACTCCGAAGTCATTAAATCAAGATTTGAGAGGAGCAATAGTGGTGTTGACAATAGGTATTTCAATGGTCTTATCCGCGTTATTGCTAGTTAGTAATTTAGGGCAACCGTTATTCGGGCATCCCCAATTATCATACTCATTTGGTTATTTACAATTTAGTGCGAACTTGCTTCAATCTATTTTATCCCTTTTCGTGTCTTCACTATCATTCTTTATAGCATTATATAGCATAGGGTATATGAGAGAGGATAACGTTTTAAGAAGATACTGGGGGTTCTTTGGGCTTTTCGTAACGTCAATGCTATCTGTTGTGTTAGCTAATAATGTTCTACTGTTTATTGCGGGATGGGAGGGAACTAGCCTAGCCTCCTATGGTCTAATTAGCTATTGGTTAGATGACAATGAAAGAAATGTAGTTGGAGATTTTGGAAGAAGAATATTTGGAATTGAAAACATTTCCAAACCAACAACTAGTGGGATCAGAGCTTTAATTTTCACTCGTGTAGGTGATGTTGGCTTGTTAGCAGTATTAGGTTATTTGCTTTCACTATCAAGTTACAATTATATCTTGTATCCTATGTCAAATATATTATCTACAGTATTTTCTGCATTATCTACTGTAGCTTCACGTCCAGAAGGGTGGTTAATATTGCTAGTATTCTTTTTAGGGGGGCTTGCTAAGAGCGCACAATTTCCTTTCACTCAATGGCTATTAACCGCTATGACTGGTCCAACGCCAGTCAGTGCTCTAATACATGCAGCTACCATGGTTAATTTAGGAGCCATCCTTACATTCTTTACTTATCAATTTATATCCATAAATACAAACACTTATTTATTCTTCGCAATAATGGTGGGAATAACGTTATTTACTGCATTATATACAAGTGTTAATGCTCTAGCATCAAATGAACAAAAGGTAATTTTAGCTTATTCTACTGCAGATCAAATATCGCTTATGATATTCTCATCTTCTTTAGGTGCTTTACTTGGAAACGTAGGTTTGGGAATAATAGTAGGACTTATACAAATGCTTGCACATGGAATCTATAAGGCATCTCTCTTCATGAACGCTGGTTCCGTAATACATTATACAGAAAGTAGGTATGTAGCTTCGAAACCATTATTATATAAGGAGATTCCTTCTGTGTTTGTTTTACAACTAATTGCTGCGCTAAACCTAGCTAATTTGCCACCTTTAATAGGATTTTGGGCCCACAATATCATAGGCAATTTAGTTAGTAGTGCTTCATCTACTATATTTTACTTGTATATAATTCTTGAATTCCTAGGCGCAATATATATATTAAGATATATTGCTAGAACGTTCTTATGGAAAGGTGAGGAACATGATACTCATGAACATGGGCACCTGAGTACTTTGATGGTTATAAGCCCTGGATTATTAATATTAGCATCAATCATACTAGGCATACTTTACTTTAATCTGGCGACTTTCTTCAATGTTATACAACTTTCAGATATAGATTTTATTAGTTTAATATTATCTGTAATAGGTTGGATAATCGCTTTTGCCGTATATACTAGACGTTTAAACTTAAGTTCTATAATGCCTCTAATAGATTTTGCCTACTATGGTTGGTATGTAAATCCAGGTTTTGACAAATTTGGGTATATCTTCAAAGGTTTCGCCAATGCTTTATTCAATAACTTTGAGAGAGGGGTTATCGATATAGGGCTAAATGAGAGACTACCTAAATCTGTGATAAACTTTGGCTCGAGAATCTATAACGTGGTAGAGGACCACATCCTTGGGGACTATATTATGTTATATGCATGGGGTATAGTTTTACTTTTAATTATTGTTTTAGTTCTATTCGGGGTGATTGGATAA